Proteins co-encoded in one Hymenobacter swuensis DY53 genomic window:
- a CDS encoding MarR family winged helix-turn-helix transcriptional regulator, translating to MQYDLLQELLPLLADYQQSTPTPSTAGFGEWLQLHAPAQPATPDYAAARTAPNEHETVESLLTKLLTFVYRYVRGYARQALADTPLASFDDFTYLIALYTGGPLTKSDIIARNIHEKATGTEVIKRLLKNALITEEPHATDRRRKLLRITEAGRGLLFQVLGRMSQVAHMAAGNLTGPERHQLVHLLHKLDAFHYPVFAASRPSSFPELVAAFFPDAAADWQPSTLT from the coding sequence ATGCAATACGACTTGCTGCAAGAACTTCTTCCGCTGCTGGCTGATTATCAACAAAGCACTCCAACGCCCAGCACAGCTGGGTTTGGCGAGTGGCTACAGCTGCACGCGCCGGCCCAGCCAGCCACACCCGATTACGCGGCGGCCCGCACTGCGCCCAACGAGCACGAAACCGTGGAGTCGTTGCTGACCAAGCTGCTCACGTTCGTATACCGCTACGTGCGCGGCTACGCCCGGCAGGCCCTAGCCGATACGCCCCTCGCCAGCTTCGACGATTTCACCTACCTCATTGCCCTCTACACCGGTGGCCCACTCACCAAGTCCGACATCATCGCCCGCAACATCCACGAGAAGGCCACAGGCACCGAGGTCATCAAGCGGCTGCTAAAAAACGCTCTTATCACGGAGGAGCCCCACGCCACCGACCGGCGGCGGAAGCTATTGCGCATCACGGAAGCGGGACGGGGGCTGCTGTTTCAGGTGCTGGGCCGCATGAGCCAAGTGGCCCACATGGCGGCCGGCAACCTCACCGGCCCCGAGCGGCACCAGCTGGTACACTTGCTTCACAAGCTCGATGCCTTCCACTACCCGGTGTTTGCCGCCAGCCGCCCTAGCTCCTTCCCGGAGTTGGTAGCAGCCTTCTTCCCCGACGCCGCCGCGGACTGGCAGCCCAGTACGCTCACCTAG
- a CDS encoding J domain-containing protein — MSQNHYQVLGVSAAASPHDIKLAYKRLAVQYHPDKHGGNTLYEELFKAVAAAYHVLGNPDRRLQYDYQLQVAARRAEEARRQQEFRNQGQRVYGVPMPPPAPLRTRRPAGAHERHYRPIPRQKTVFTRRDYWMAALLIAGFLLFIVSVKVTMDHVSGIRNYERGLGAYKQQNWEGAHSYFTDALHFKPAYSPALQRRGRIEQLIHKDYAAAEKDFRAALPGAVRNQQGRLWLRIGQCQAAQGQARTAQAAYSRALALDSTLARAWLLRGEDQLFARNEFETAARAFSQGLHHEPAASRLRSRLLTFRGLAYYKLKQYDAARRDYWEVLEIMPRSGQVYFLLGRLAQQEQDREHACEYFRRAVVQGYGFARAARDTTCAGR; from the coding sequence TTGAGTCAGAATCATTATCAGGTACTAGGGGTTTCTGCTGCTGCTTCGCCCCACGATATAAAGCTGGCGTACAAGCGGCTGGCGGTGCAATATCATCCCGATAAGCACGGCGGCAATACGCTGTACGAGGAGCTTTTTAAAGCAGTAGCCGCCGCGTATCATGTGCTGGGGAACCCGGACCGGCGGCTGCAGTACGACTACCAGTTACAGGTGGCCGCCCGCCGGGCCGAGGAAGCCCGCCGTCAGCAGGAATTCCGCAATCAGGGTCAACGAGTATACGGGGTGCCGATGCCGCCGCCCGCGCCATTGCGTACGCGCCGCCCGGCCGGAGCCCACGAGCGGCACTATCGGCCCATTCCGCGCCAGAAAACGGTTTTCACCCGCCGCGACTACTGGATGGCTGCGCTGCTGATTGCGGGGTTTCTGCTCTTTATCGTGTCGGTGAAAGTCACAATGGACCACGTTTCCGGAATCCGCAACTACGAGCGGGGCTTGGGGGCGTACAAGCAGCAGAACTGGGAAGGAGCACACAGCTATTTCACCGATGCGCTACACTTTAAGCCCGCCTACAGCCCCGCGTTGCAGCGGCGTGGCCGAATTGAGCAGCTTATTCACAAAGACTACGCTGCCGCCGAGAAAGATTTCCGGGCGGCACTGCCTGGGGCGGTCAGGAACCAGCAGGGCCGGCTGTGGCTGCGTATTGGGCAGTGCCAGGCGGCCCAGGGGCAAGCCAGAACGGCCCAGGCCGCGTATAGCCGCGCTTTGGCACTGGACAGCACGCTGGCCCGGGCCTGGCTGCTGCGTGGGGAAGACCAGCTATTTGCCCGGAACGAGTTTGAAACGGCTGCGCGCGCCTTCAGTCAAGGCCTGCATCACGAGCCAGCTGCTTCCCGGCTACGCAGTCGGCTGCTCACGTTTCGGGGTCTGGCTTACTACAAGCTAAAGCAATACGATGCTGCTCGCCGCGACTATTGGGAAGTGTTGGAAATTATGCCCCGTAGCGGGCAGGTGTACTTTCTGCTGGGCCGGCTGGCCCAGCAGGAGCAGGACCGGGAGCACGCCTGCGAGTATTTCCGCCGGGCTGTGGTGCAGGGCTACGGGTTTGCCCGCGCCGCCCGCGACACTACCTGTGCCGGCCGCTAG
- a CDS encoding phage holin family protein, which yields MGLFSTEEDASKTPRTDNLMGNLMGYLDTRIDLVRLEAQEKAKVAFVGTVHGVTLAAIGLLFFVFLNLFLALLLNDVLDSPYWGFGIVAAFYLVLLIVFVVGIDKKLFQGLADKLLNNTIYKSDKRQA from the coding sequence ATGGGCTTGTTCTCCACTGAAGAAGACGCTTCCAAAACGCCCCGCACCGATAACCTGATGGGTAATCTGATGGGCTACCTCGATACGCGCATTGATCTGGTACGCCTCGAAGCACAGGAAAAAGCGAAAGTCGCCTTTGTAGGCACCGTGCATGGCGTTACGCTAGCGGCCATCGGATTGCTATTTTTCGTCTTCCTGAATCTGTTTTTGGCGTTGCTGCTCAACGATGTGCTGGATAGCCCGTATTGGGGCTTCGGTATTGTGGCGGCCTTTTATCTGGTGCTACTCATCGTCTTCGTGGTCGGTATCGATAAGAAACTCTTCCAGGGACTGGCTGACAAACTGCTGAACAATACCATTTACAAATCCGACAAACGCCAAGCATAA